From the genome of Sphingobacterium kitahiroshimense, one region includes:
- a CDS encoding nucleoside-diphosphate sugar epimerase/dehydratase codes for MISFFGDLKRHLYRDHPRWIILIIDMFIVFVSYVLSIYVLYDIKGFTDICMAMKKLIVTLPVYCIFFVCNSTFKGIVRQTGIQDAIKIFKTTVTAYIVLMLFMIVVKSVVTRGSVVSDFLRLPYGLLTMQFCMLLVFMIGSRVVYRTVFEYLSLSARKLENVLIFGASRPGLSTYSLLKEDPQVKYHVIAFVEDQLNRVGKRLAGLKILDITEITSDFIKRNRITDVIIAVENNDPERLQYVSDWFHQLGLELKIMSPARILPNSRVNREIRPLEIDDLLGRKPIKLDHHEIEAEMEGKVILVTGAAGSIGSELARQIARRSYKKLILLDQAESPLYDIQQSIKCSYPEHLHCVVGDVRNYFFMQKIFAEYHPDLVFHAAAYKHVPLMEANPYESIQTNVLGSKNVVDLSMKYGVKKMVMVSTDKAVNPTNIMGATKRMAEIYVSSCSGKSDTQFIITRFGNVLGSNGSVIPLFEKQMEQGGPLTLTHPDITRFFMTIPEACQLVQEAGVMGKGGEIFVFDMGKSIRIIDLAKRMINLKGYRYPEDIDIKIVGLRPGEKIYEELLANNENTIKTHHPKIMIAKVNHDDLLQKVERINYLCQHIVGPHAILPDFMNLVRHMKKIVPEFKSQNSEFEILDNEVLDMEIMDKIVSEVPIYPIARNA; via the coding sequence TATTGCATATTTTTTGTTTGCAACAGTACATTTAAAGGAATCGTGCGCCAGACGGGTATTCAAGATGCAATTAAAATATTCAAAACTACAGTAACTGCTTATATTGTGCTCATGCTATTTATGATAGTCGTTAAATCTGTGGTGACAAGGGGAAGTGTGGTCTCCGATTTCCTAAGATTACCTTATGGACTATTGACCATGCAGTTCTGTATGTTACTGGTATTCATGATCGGTTCTCGTGTGGTATATCGTACGGTATTTGAATATCTCTCATTATCTGCCAGAAAGTTGGAAAACGTCTTGATTTTTGGTGCTTCTCGTCCCGGACTCTCAACTTACTCTCTTTTGAAAGAAGACCCTCAAGTGAAATATCATGTAATTGCATTCGTAGAGGATCAGTTAAATCGAGTGGGTAAACGGCTTGCGGGTTTAAAAATTCTGGATATAACTGAAATTACATCAGATTTTATTAAAAGAAACCGTATAACGGATGTGATTATTGCTGTAGAAAATAATGATCCGGAACGTTTGCAATATGTTTCGGATTGGTTCCATCAGCTTGGTCTTGAACTTAAAATCATGTCTCCTGCGCGTATTCTACCTAATTCAAGAGTGAATCGTGAGATCAGACCTTTAGAAATTGATGATTTATTGGGACGTAAGCCTATCAAACTGGATCACCATGAGATAGAAGCCGAGATGGAAGGTAAAGTAATTTTGGTGACAGGTGCAGCAGGATCAATTGGCTCAGAGCTTGCTCGGCAAATTGCCCGACGTTCTTATAAAAAATTGATTTTATTAGATCAAGCTGAATCTCCTTTGTATGATATACAACAATCAATAAAATGCAGCTATCCTGAACATTTACATTGTGTTGTTGGAGATGTGCGTAATTATTTTTTCATGCAAAAGATATTTGCAGAGTATCATCCGGATTTGGTATTTCATGCGGCGGCCTATAAACATGTGCCCTTAATGGAGGCTAATCCATACGAATCAATACAGACAAATGTGCTAGGAAGTAAAAATGTTGTAGACCTCTCGATGAAATATGGGGTTAAAAAAATGGTCATGGTATCCACGGATAAAGCGGTTAACCCGACTAATATTATGGGAGCAACAAAGCGCATGGCTGAAATATATGTGAGCAGTTGCAGTGGAAAATCCGATACTCAATTTATCATTACCCGATTTGGTAATGTGCTAGGTTCTAATGGATCGGTAATCCCACTTTTTGAGAAACAGATGGAGCAAGGCGGGCCATTGACATTGACTCATCCTGATATCACCCGATTTTTTATGACAATTCCAGAAGCTTGTCAATTGGTCCAAGAAGCTGGAGTAATGGGAAAAGGGGGAGAGATTTTTGTGTTTGATATGGGTAAGTCAATTCGTATCATCGATCTGGCAAAACGTATGATTAATTTGAAAGGTTATCGTTATCCAGAAGATATTGATATCAAAATCGTTGGGTTACGCCCTGGAGAGAAGATCTATGAAGAGCTTCTTGCGAATAATGAGAATACAATAAAGACTCACCATCCCAAAATAATGATAGCGAAGGTAAATCACGACGATTTGCTTCAAAAAGTAGAACGAATTAATTATTTGTGTCAACATATAGTAGGTCCGCATGCTATTTTACCCGATTTTATGAATCTCGTGAGACATATGAAAAAAATAGTTCCTGAATTTAAGTCGCAGAATTCAGAATTCGAAATACTGGATAATGAAGTTTTGGACATGGAAATTATGGATAAAATAGTTTCTGAAGTACCGATCTATCCTATCGCTAGAAATGCTTAA